In Cytophagales bacterium WSM2-2, one genomic interval encodes:
- a CDS encoding peptidase S41: MKKKLIVVSVVFAGLALFSFTPPADRFFEIAKNLEIFGSLFKEVNSLYVDDINPNVMARNGIDAMLNSLDPYTNYIPEDEVEDYRTQNTGQYGGIGATTITIGKRTVVNMVFENYPAYKNGLRIGDEIIRINGKELSKLTTDESNHLMKGQIGTPVKVSVKRFGVDQAIELEFKREKIKINSVPYFGMIPGQDIGLVQLTEFTTDCSKELKKGIQSLKEQGAKKIILDIRGNPGGHLNEAVDICNFFIPEGKLVVATKGKSEQRYYDTKENPLDETIPVAILINRGSASASEIVAGTLQDYDRAVIIGERSYGKGLVQMGKPFMYNSYVKITTAKYYTPSGRCIQVLDYTHRRTDGSVSTVPDSVKKEFKTTRGRSVYDGGGIEPDIALKNDDHSAIEVALNRQGFLFDYATEYAAKHPAIAPPKNFALTNAEYDDFANWMKNKKLEYKTPIETELKELEDIAGREKYLPMIKSQIAQVRQKLNEVHQSDLSISKEQIKLLLEREIVSRYYFEKGAAELLLSRDEDVKRAVGVLNDSEGYKKILRIK; this comes from the coding sequence ATCAACCCTAATGTCATGGCACGAAACGGCATCGATGCCATGCTCAACTCTCTGGACCCATACACTAATTACATTCCGGAAGACGAAGTTGAAGATTATCGCACCCAAAATACGGGACAATATGGTGGTATAGGAGCAACGACCATTACCATTGGAAAGCGTACCGTGGTGAATATGGTTTTTGAAAATTATCCAGCCTACAAAAATGGTCTCCGCATCGGTGACGAGATCATAAGAATAAATGGAAAAGAACTTTCTAAACTGACTACCGATGAATCCAATCACCTGATGAAAGGTCAGATCGGTACTCCGGTAAAAGTAAGTGTTAAACGTTTTGGAGTCGATCAGGCAATTGAACTGGAATTCAAGCGAGAGAAAATCAAGATCAACAGCGTGCCTTACTTCGGCATGATTCCGGGGCAAGATATCGGCTTGGTGCAATTGACAGAGTTTACCACTGACTGCAGCAAGGAATTGAAGAAAGGAATTCAGTCACTCAAAGAGCAAGGTGCAAAAAAAATAATCCTGGACATTCGTGGGAACCCGGGAGGACATCTCAATGAGGCTGTTGATATCTGTAACTTCTTCATTCCTGAAGGAAAACTTGTCGTTGCTACAAAAGGGAAAAGTGAGCAACGCTATTACGACACAAAAGAGAATCCATTAGACGAAACAATTCCAGTGGCAATTCTGATCAACCGGGGGAGTGCTTCCGCATCTGAGATCGTTGCCGGTACACTTCAGGACTATGACCGTGCGGTGATTATTGGAGAGCGCTCGTATGGTAAAGGTCTCGTGCAGATGGGCAAACCCTTTATGTACAACTCCTATGTAAAGATCACTACGGCAAAATACTACACACCAAGTGGCCGCTGTATTCAAGTACTTGATTATACCCATCGCAGGACTGATGGAAGTGTTAGCACGGTGCCAGACTCGGTGAAAAAAGAATTTAAAACTACCAGGGGCAGGTCAGTTTATGACGGTGGTGGAATCGAACCTGATATCGCTCTGAAAAACGATGATCACTCAGCCATCGAAGTTGCGCTTAACCGTCAGGGATTCCTGTTTGACTATGCTACAGAATATGCAGCAAAACATCCCGCTATTGCTCCTCCGAAAAACTTCGCCCTTACCAATGCTGAGTATGATGACTTTGCGAACTGGATGAAAAACAAGAAGCTTGAATATAAAACGCCCATCGAGACTGAACTGAAGGAATTAGAAGATATCGCCGGTCGTGAAAAATATCTCCCAATGATCAAGTCTCAGATCGCCCAGGTACGACAAAAGCTTAATGAAGTGCATCAATCAGATTTGTCAATCTCTAAAGAACAAATCAAATTATTGCTCGAACGAGAAATTGTTTCGCGCTACTATTTCGAAAAAGGAGCTGCTGAATTGCTGCTGAGCCGTGATGAAGATGTAAAACGTGCTGTCGGTGTATTGAACGATTCAGAAGGCTATAAAAAGATTCTCCGTATCAAGTGA